The following nucleotide sequence is from Mucilaginibacter sp. cycad4.
CAAAGCCTGGGCATTCCACGTAAGGAAGCCGCCGAAATTATTGAGCAATACTTTATCCAGTTTGCCGGTATTAAGCAATACATGAGCGACACCATGAACTTCGCCCGCGAAAACGGTTATGTGTGCACACTGATGGGCCGTCGCCGCTACTTGCGCGATATCAATTCGGCCAACGCAACTGTTCGTGGTTTTGCTGAGCGAAATGCCATCAATGCGCCTATACAGGGTTCGGCAGCCGATATGATCAAAATAGCCATGATCAACATCCACCGCGAACTGAAAGCCCAAAAGTTGGATACCCGCATGACCATGCAGGTACATGACGAGTTGGTGTTTGACGTACCACATCATGAAGTGGAAATCGTAAAACCCATCATTATGCACAACATGAAAACCGCCATCAAAACTGAGGTACCTATCATGGTGGAGATTGGAACAGGCTTAAACTGGCTGGAGGCGCATTAAGCCCCCTGCCCCCTGAAGGGGAGAACTTCATAAAAATACCCTTGCGCTCGTTTGCAACGAGCGCTTAATATGGGTTTGCGTTTAAAACGCAACCCTGGCGATACAATCGCCAAACCAAGTTAAGCACTCGTTACAAACGAGCGCAAGTTAAAAACAAACAAAAACCATGTCATTGCGAGCGAAGCGCGGCAATCTCGTAGCCAATGCCTGTCCGATCTGCATAGTATGCGATTGCAGCCCTTCGCAATGACATATCGTATAGTTTATGATGCATTTTGCAATTATAAGGCTGTTTTTCCCCTTTCATAATACACTAATCCATACTTACCCCGCCCCCTTTTCCCTATCATTTTTACAACTATAACATCTTAACGATAATAAAATTTCAGTGCTTTTTATCTAATTTTTCCAAAACTATATTAATTCTCATAGGTTTCTCTTTTGGTAATCTTTGCTTAAATTGAGCCAATAAAACCTGAATGAAAATATACCATTTGAGTGCCGAGTGCTATCCCGTTGCCAAAGTTGGCGGGCTTGCCGATGTTGTTGGCGCATTGCCTAAGTACCAGAATCTTGCAGGTTTGCAGGCTGCGGTTGTTATGCCTTTTTACGACCGTAAGTTTACCCAGGAAAACGACTTTGAAATAGTGTTTGCCGCTGCAACCTTACTCGGTAATCGCCGCCTCTTCTTCGAGATCCTGAAAGAAAAAACAAACAAGCTCGGTTTTGAACTTTACTTAGTGAAGATCCCCGGGCTGCTCGACAGGGAAAACATCTACAGCTATCCGGATGAGCGCGACCAGTTCATGGCCTTTCAATTGTCATTTTTAGATTGGATCAGTTATTCGCAACAAACACCCGATCTGATCCACTGCCATGACCACCATGCCGGTTTAGTCCCATTCCTGCTTTATCATTCCAAACTGTATACAAGGCTGGCCAATACGCCAACGATATTTACCATACACAACGGCCAGTACCATGGCGCTTTCGGCTGGGACAGGCTATCCTTACTACCAGAGATCGATCTGACCAAAACAGGCCTGCTTGACTGGGCAGGAGGTATTAACCCATTGGCAGCAGCTGTTAAGTGCGCCTGGCGTTATACAACGGTATCTCCAACTTACCTGGAAGAACTTACCTATAACTCGAACGGTTTGGAATACCTGTTTTACATTGAACGGGCAAAAGGTTATGGCATTATGAACGGCATCGACACCGAGGTTTGGAACCCGCAAACCGACCCGATGATCCCTGCCAAATTCTCCGCTAAAACATTGGCTAAAGGAAAAAGAGCTAATAAAGAAACCATTTGCAAACGCTTTGAGCTTGATCCCGAAAAACCGTTATTCACCTTTATCGGTCGCCTCGTTGTTGAAAAAGGTGCCGACCTGCTACCTGCTGCCATTGAGCGCAGCCTGCTCGAAAACGAAGGCGAAGTAAACTTTGTAACATTAGGCACCGGCGATAAGGAAAACGAACTGGCCCTGCTTCAACTCAAAAATAAATACCCCGAACATTGCAATGTGTTTATAGGTTATGATGAGTCATTGGCGCACCTGATTTACGCCGGAGCCGATTTTCTGCTAATGCCATCGCGGGTAGAACCTTGTGGCCTCAACCAGCTGTACGCGCTGCGGTACGGCACCATGCCAATTGTACGTACTACCGGGGGGTTGAAAGACTCTGTTATTGATTTTGGTGATGAAGGGGGCTATGGTATCCGTTTTATACAAGCCAGCGTACAGGATATTTGCCACTCGGTTTTCAGGGCCAAGCAACTTTACCAGGATAACGCCAAAATGCAGCAACTCCGCAAGCAAATGATGGCCCTTGATTTTTCATGGGCACGCTCAACACAACAATACACTGAACTATACGAAAGCTTAAAACTAACTTTATGACATCCAAAGTAATCTCCATTGTGCTCGGTGGCGGCCAGGGCAGCCGCTTATCACCGCTTACCGCAACGCGGTCAAAGCCGGCAGTACCAATTGCGGGTAAATACCGTTTGGTTGATATCCCTATTTCAAACTGCCTGCACTCGGGTATTACACGTATTTATGTGTTAACGCAGTTTAACTCGGCATCCTTAAACAAGCACATCAAAAACACCTATCATTTCAGTAGCTTTAGTGATGCTTTTGTTGATATCCTTGCGGCAGAGCAAACGCCGTCGAGCGTGGCCTGGTTCCAGGGTACAGCCGATGCTGTTAGGCAAAGTTTACACCACCTGGCAGTGCATGAGTTTGAGTATGTGCTCATCCTCTCGGGCGATCAACTGTACCAGATGGATTTTGAAGATATGATTAACCATCATATTGAAACCAATGCCGAAATTTCGATAGCTACCATCCCTGTTGATGCAGCTGACGTTCCGGGCTTCGGAATTCTTAAAACGGACGAAAACAACATGATCACCTCGTTTATCGAAAAGCCCAAAAGCAATTTCGAAAGCTGGGCATCAGAGGTTAGTCCGGAGATGGAAGCTGAAGGCCGTGTATACCTGGCGTCGATGGGTATCTACATTTTTAACCGCAAGCTATTATATGAGTTACTTGAAGGCAATGAACGTACCGACTTTGGTAAAGAGATCATCCCGCAATCAATTGAAGGTCACCGTGTAGCCAGCTATCAATACGAAGGCTACTGGACAGATATTGGTACTATCCCTTCATTTTTTGAGGCTAACCTTGGTTTAACTGATAACATCCCCAAGTTTAACCTGTTTGATAAAAACCCGATCTATACCCGTGCACGCATGCTACCTCCATCAAAAATATCGGGCACGCTGATGGAAAAATCTATTGTTGCCGATGGTTGTATTATCAATGCCAAACAGATCACACATTCGATAATAGGGATCCGTACCCGCATTGGTGTTAATACCATTATTGAAAACTGTTATGTAATGGGCAGCGACAATTATCAAACCCTTGAAGAGATCGCCGAATCCAAAGAAAGCGGTTCGCCCATTATGGGCATTGGCGATAATTGCCAGATCCAAAACGCCATCATTGATAAAAATACTTACATCGGCGATAACGTAACCATTAACTGTGGCGAGAAGCTTGAAGACGGCGATTACGGCACCCATACCGTGCAAGACGGTATTGTTGTAGTTAAGAAACGTGCTATAATACCAAGCGGCACAGTTATTTAATTAAAAAAATAAAAAAAACAAACCATAGTTAATTTGTTATAGATAGTACTAACCATCTAAAACATAATCAACTATGAAAAAGGCACTATGTATGATCGCTTTAGCAGCGATCTCCTTCAGCAGCGTTTTCGCTCATGGTACAATGGTTCGCCCGTCAAAAGGCATTATGCAAACTGATACTACCAAGAAGAAGAAAACGAAGAAAATGAAAAAAGATACCATCATGAAAAAAGACACCATGAAGATGAAAAGGAAATAAGTCTTTAGTGGAAAGCCGGAAGTTAAAGTCCGGCGGTATCAAACAACAAAAGGCCCGGTATCCCGCGCCTTTTGTTGTTTATAATTGTCATGGGTAACTTGTTTCAACACCCCACATGCTGAGTTTACGATCTGCCATGCAGACATGCTTTATGGGTTCCCGAAACAAGTTCGGGATGACCGATAGGTGTGTTTTTACAACTCAATAGTTTCACCAATAGCCGGTAACTTCAAATTCAAACCTGCCTTTATAAATTTCTCAGCCACCTCATCCTTGTCAATTTTGATAACCGGGAATGAGTCATAATGAACCCCGATGATGTTTTTACAATTGATGAACGCTGATGCTTTAATGGCGTCATCTGCACCCATGGTGTAATTATCGCCGATAGGCAGGAATGCCCAGTCGAGGTTTTCATCTGCAAGCAGTTTCATATCATAGGTAAGCGCCGTATCGCCTGCAAAATAAATAACCTTTCCCTCTGCATAAATTAAAAAACCGGCAGGATTGCCGCCTGGTGAGCCGTCGGGCAAAGTGCTCGAATGTACCGCGTTTACCATTTTAACCCGTCCAAAATCAAAGTTAAAACCGCCGCCTATATTCATGCCATGTACATTTTCAATGCCTTTAGTACCGAGCCATCCGGCAATTTCGGCAATACAAATCACTTTTGCACCGCTGCTTTTGGCAATTTCCAAAAGATCGGCCACATGGTCGCCATGCCCGTGCGATACCAGGATATAATCGGGCTTTAGGCTGTGAATATCAATATCCTTTGCCAGCGGGTTCGGGCTTATAAAAGGGTCGAAAAGCAATTTCTTCCCACCAGTTACAATCTCAAGGGCCGACTGTCCATAATAAGTAGTTTTCATAGAATGTTATTTTATGATCTGATCAAAAGTAAACAGTTACAACAGCGATTTGATTTTAATGGCAGAAAAGTTACAAACAGGCGTTTGAACAGACAGTGCTATAAAACCTCAAAAATGTAAAAAAGCCCTATAGAAAGCAAAGCGTCATTGCGAGTTACGAAGCAATCGCGAACTTAACAGAGCGGTTCTGCTAATCGGGGATTGCTTCGTGCCTTATAATGACGTGATCGTAAATTATTGATTATTAAGATATTTTTTCGATGCGTTTTATGATATGGGCGTTGCCTGCGGCCGGGCTATCCGCTGCAAGTCCTCGCCTTGCCGGCCGCAAACCCAACCCGCGCTGTGGGCTTTACGCTGCTATCCCTAACGCGCCCCCGCGCAACATTCCTAAAGTATAGCTTGTACGTCATTACATTTTTTTTCAGGATTTTCCTGATGGGTACTCGCAATGACGCTTTGATACCTTAAAAAAGGATCTAAGAATCAGACTTACTTACCAAACATATTACCCAGGCCACCCAAACCACCAAACATGCTTTGGGTCATGGCAGCCATTTCGCTTTGGCTGATGTTTTCGGCTTGTTCAAGCGCTTTATTCACCGCAACAACCAAGAGTTCTTCCAATTCTTCTTTATCGGCACCTGCTAAAAAATCAGGATCGATCTGTACCGACTGGATTACTTTATTCGCATTGGCATTCACAATTATTTTGCCGCCTTCGGCTGTGCCTGACACACTGATGGCATCAAGGCGTTTTTTCATTTCGCCAGCCTTTTGCTGGGCTTCCATTAATTTATCAAACATTGTATTTAGTTTAGTTAGTGAGTGGTTGATTTGGTGAGTGGTTGATTAGGTTGAAAATTTAACCATTCACTTAATCAACCAAATAAACCACTCACCAAAAAATTAATCATCACTGGTATCACCATTACCGTTATATGCGCTTTTGCGTACAACCGGCATGCCGG
It contains:
- a CDS encoding metal-dependent hydrolase — translated: MKTTYYGQSALEIVTGGKKLLFDPFISPNPLAKDIDIHSLKPDYILVSHGHGDHVADLLEIAKSSGAKVICIAEIAGWLGTKGIENVHGMNIGGGFNFDFGRVKMVNAVHSSTLPDGSPGGNPAGFLIYAEGKVIYFAGDTALTYDMKLLADENLDWAFLPIGDNYTMGADDAIKASAFINCKNIIGVHYDSFPVIKIDKDEVAEKFIKAGLNLKLPAIGETIEL
- a CDS encoding glycogen/starch synthase translates to MKIYHLSAECYPVAKVGGLADVVGALPKYQNLAGLQAAVVMPFYDRKFTQENDFEIVFAAATLLGNRRLFFEILKEKTNKLGFELYLVKIPGLLDRENIYSYPDERDQFMAFQLSFLDWISYSQQTPDLIHCHDHHAGLVPFLLYHSKLYTRLANTPTIFTIHNGQYHGAFGWDRLSLLPEIDLTKTGLLDWAGGINPLAAAVKCAWRYTTVSPTYLEELTYNSNGLEYLFYIERAKGYGIMNGIDTEVWNPQTDPMIPAKFSAKTLAKGKRANKETICKRFELDPEKPLFTFIGRLVVEKGADLLPAAIERSLLENEGEVNFVTLGTGDKENELALLQLKNKYPEHCNVFIGYDESLAHLIYAGADFLLMPSRVEPCGLNQLYALRYGTMPIVRTTGGLKDSVIDFGDEGGYGIRFIQASVQDICHSVFRAKQLYQDNAKMQQLRKQMMALDFSWARSTQQYTELYESLKLTL
- a CDS encoding glucose-1-phosphate adenylyltransferase translates to MTSKVISIVLGGGQGSRLSPLTATRSKPAVPIAGKYRLVDIPISNCLHSGITRIYVLTQFNSASLNKHIKNTYHFSSFSDAFVDILAAEQTPSSVAWFQGTADAVRQSLHHLAVHEFEYVLILSGDQLYQMDFEDMINHHIETNAEISIATIPVDAADVPGFGILKTDENNMITSFIEKPKSNFESWASEVSPEMEAEGRVYLASMGIYIFNRKLLYELLEGNERTDFGKEIIPQSIEGHRVASYQYEGYWTDIGTIPSFFEANLGLTDNIPKFNLFDKNPIYTRARMLPPSKISGTLMEKSIVADGCIINAKQITHSIIGIRTRIGVNTIIENCYVMGSDNYQTLEEIAESKESGSPIMGIGDNCQIQNAIIDKNTYIGDNVTINCGEKLEDGDYGTHTVQDGIVVVKKRAIIPSGTVI
- a CDS encoding YbaB/EbfC family nucleoid-associated protein translates to MFDKLMEAQQKAGEMKKRLDAISVSGTAEGGKIIVNANANKVIQSVQIDPDFLAGADKEELEELLVVAVNKALEQAENISQSEMAAMTQSMFGGLGGLGNMFGK